In Opisthocomus hoazin isolate bOpiHoa1 chromosome 3, bOpiHoa1.hap1, whole genome shotgun sequence, a genomic segment contains:
- the CHMP5 gene encoding charged multivesicular body protein 5, with product MNRFFGKAKPKAPPPSLTDCIGTVDSRAESIDKKIARLDAELVKYKDQMKKMREGPAKNTVKQKALRVLKQKRMYEQQRDNLSQQSFNMEQANYTIQALKDTKTTVDAMKLGVKEMKKAYKQVKIDQIEDIQDQLEDMMEEANEVQEALSRSYGTPEIDEDDLEAELDALGDELLADEDNSYLDEAASAPAIPEVTPTDTKNKDGVLVDEFGLPKIPAT from the exons atgaacCGCTTCTTCGGCAAAGCGAAGCCGAAGGCGCCTCCGCCCAGCCTCACCGACTGCATTGGGACG GTGGATAGCAGAGCTGAGTCAATTGACAAGAAAATCGCTAGGCTTGATGCAGAACTAGTGAAGTATAAAGATCAAATGAAGAAGATGAGAGAGGGGCCTGCAAAG AACACAGTAAAGCAGAAAGCATTGAGAGTTTTAAAGCAGAAGCGAAT GTATGAGCAACAGCGGGATAATCTGTCACAGCAGTCATTTAACATGGAACAAGCTAATTACACTATTCAGGCACTGAAGGATACAAAGACAACG GTTGATGCAATGAAACTGGGGgtgaaggaaatgaagaaagcTTACAAGCAAGTCAAAATTGATCAAATTGAG GACATACAAGATCAGTTGGAGGATATGATGGAAGAAGCCAATGAAGTCCAGGAAGCACTGAGTCGTAGCTATGGAACACCAGAGATAGATGAAGATGACTTGGAAGCAG AACTGGATGCGTTAGGTGATGAGCTTTTAGCCGATGAAGACAATTCCTACTTAGATGAGGCTGCATCTGCTCCAGCAATCCCAGAGGTCACTCCTACTGACACGAAAAACAAA gATGGTGTACTGGTGGACGAGTTTGGATTGCCGAAGATCCCTGCAACATAA
- the BAG1 gene encoding BAG family molecular chaperone regulator 1 isoform X4 encodes MAAPGAPVTVTVTYSNEKHSIRVASQQDDGEPTLQDMAVLIEQVTGVPVSFQKLIYKGKSLKELEQPLSALGVKNGCKVMLIGKRNSPEEEAELKKLKDLEKSVEQIANKLEEVNKEFTSIQKGFLAKDLQAEALKQLDKRIKGTAEQFMKILEQIDAMVYCQLHLLNPE; translated from the exons ATGGCGGCGCCCGGGGCCCCGGTTACCGTCACCGTCACTTACA GTAATGAAAAACACAGTATTCGGGTTGCTTCTCAACAAGATGATGGTGAACCTACACTACAGGACATGGCTGTACTTATTGAGCAAGTCACTGGAGTTCCAGTTTCTTTTCAGAAACTGATATACAAAG GGAAGTCTCTGAAAGAATTGGAACAACCGTTGTCAGCACTTGGTGTTAAAAATGGTTGCAAAGTGATGTTGATTGGGAAAAGG AATAGTCCAGAAGAAGAGGCTGAATTAAAGAAGTTAAAAGATTTGGAGAAGTCAGTGGAGCAAATAGCTAATAAGTTAGAGGAAGTCAATAAAGAGTTCACAAGTATCCAGAAG gGATTTTTAGCAAAGGATCTCCAAGCAGAAGCACTAAAGCAGCTGGACAAGAGGATAAAAGGAACTGcagagcagttcatgaagatcCTAGAACAGATAGATGCCATG GTTTATTGCCAGCTTCACCTGTTAAACCCTGAATAG
- the BAG1 gene encoding BAG family molecular chaperone regulator 1 isoform X2, with product MAAPGAPVTVTVTYSNEKHSIRVASQQDDGEPTLQDMAVLIEQVTGVPVSFQKLIYKGKSLKELEQPLSALGVKNGCKVMLIGKRNSPEEEAELKKLKDLEKSVEQIANKLEEVNKEFTSIQKGFLAKDLQAEALKQLDKRIKGTAEQFMKILEQIDAMLLPLYVSKRLLGSICF from the exons ATGGCGGCGCCCGGGGCCCCGGTTACCGTCACCGTCACTTACA GTAATGAAAAACACAGTATTCGGGTTGCTTCTCAACAAGATGATGGTGAACCTACACTACAGGACATGGCTGTACTTATTGAGCAAGTCACTGGAGTTCCAGTTTCTTTTCAGAAACTGATATACAAAG GGAAGTCTCTGAAAGAATTGGAACAACCGTTGTCAGCACTTGGTGTTAAAAATGGTTGCAAAGTGATGTTGATTGGGAAAAGG AATAGTCCAGAAGAAGAGGCTGAATTAAAGAAGTTAAAAGATTTGGAGAAGTCAGTGGAGCAAATAGCTAATAAGTTAGAGGAAGTCAATAAAGAGTTCACAAGTATCCAGAAG gGATTTTTAGCAAAGGATCTCCAAGCAGAAGCACTAAAGCAGCTGGACAAGAGGATAAAAGGAACTGcagagcagttcatgaagatcCTAGAACAGATAGATGCCATG CTCTTGCCCCTGTATGTCTCCAAAAGACTACTTGGCAGCATCTGTTTCTAA
- the BAG1 gene encoding BAG family molecular chaperone regulator 1 isoform X3: MAAPGAPVTVTVTYSNEKHSIRVASQQDDGEPTLQDMAVLIEQVTGVPVSFQKLIYKGKSLKELEQPLSALGVKNGCKVMLIGKRNSPEEEAELKKLKDLEKSVEQIANKLEEVNKEFTSIQKGFLAKDLQAEALKQLDKRIKGTAEQFMKILEQIDAMATEELPMGQHPVKTA, translated from the exons ATGGCGGCGCCCGGGGCCCCGGTTACCGTCACCGTCACTTACA GTAATGAAAAACACAGTATTCGGGTTGCTTCTCAACAAGATGATGGTGAACCTACACTACAGGACATGGCTGTACTTATTGAGCAAGTCACTGGAGTTCCAGTTTCTTTTCAGAAACTGATATACAAAG GGAAGTCTCTGAAAGAATTGGAACAACCGTTGTCAGCACTTGGTGTTAAAAATGGTTGCAAAGTGATGTTGATTGGGAAAAGG AATAGTCCAGAAGAAGAGGCTGAATTAAAGAAGTTAAAAGATTTGGAGAAGTCAGTGGAGCAAATAGCTAATAAGTTAGAGGAAGTCAATAAAGAGTTCACAAGTATCCAGAAG gGATTTTTAGCAAAGGATCTCCAAGCAGAAGCACTAAAGCAGCTGGACAAGAGGATAAAAGGAACTGcagagcagttcatgaagatcCTAGAACAGATAGATGCCATG GCTACGGAGGAGCTTCCTATGGGGCAGCATCCTGTTAAGACTGCATGA